One region of Armigeres subalbatus isolate Guangzhou_Male chromosome 3, GZ_Asu_2, whole genome shotgun sequence genomic DNA includes:
- the LOC134222899 gene encoding uncharacterized protein LOC134222899 — MNPKKPGKVRVIWDAAAKVDGVSLNSALLKGPHQLSSLPAILFRFRLYGVAVSSDIQEMFHQIRIRKADKNSQRFLWRDNPSEKPTVYLMDVATFGSTCSPASAQFVKNRNAEQHRELYLEAVKAIINDHYVDDYLASFSTEEEAAKVAREVRHVHGNGGFELHNWRSNSSTVLERLGEVPLAAEKQLKLVDGVNTESARNAMESFNRRAELFHPDECRSPVTDSNGHAADKEAVLIQDIWREGTEWDEQVSTDVFAKWQRWVQMIEYISGVRIPRCYFHHANHKTYHNSELHVFVDASEVAYSCAIYLRTLSSEMGPLCCLIAAKSKVAPLKPLSIPRLELQGCVLGVRWSKFVRENHGIPVSKMVFWTDSRTALAWIMADPRSYRQFVSFRVGEILEHTTASEWRWVPSKSNPADEATKWGSGPYFDPNSKWFHGPDFLRLPEEEWPHPKEPVMVTTEEMRASILHHCSFEPVIDFDRFSSWDRLLRATAFALRFVLRNTTKMHLKYTGQLSSLNFEQQKLRYVPNETGQEAIGKHSSIYRLMPIMDDNGLLRERGRIGAAADIGYNVCHPIILPRNHHITELLVRRYHERYRHGNTETVVNEIRQLYSISRLRLVVKRVSRECTFCKIRRAKPAIPPMAPLPPARLAHHERAFTYTGVDYFGPLLVKLGRSNVKRWVALFTCLTVRAVHLEVAYTLSTESCISCVRRFVGRRGPPAEFFSDNGTNFQGADRVLRHQISQGLSDTFTSTNTKWNFIPPGAPHMGGAWERLVKSVKTAMSEACSEEKLDDEGLQTLVVEAERMVNSRPLTYLPLESEESEALTPNHFLVLSSSGVIQRRDQRSNDTVWVQPSELVRREILGRSWELIQRQLDVFWRRWLVEYLPVIRRQPKWFDETRSLEPGDLVTVAEPTKRNGWERGRIIRMISNPDGRHRQAVVQIGQKSVVRSVSRLAQLDLNDHRETPENFGPHPGETKGTRQLSKRHVSCRSAASTLVE; from the exons ATGAACCCAAAGAAACCGGGGAAAGTCCGCGTTATTTGGGACGCTGCGGCTAAGGTCGACGGCGTATCGCTCAACAGTGCACTCCTCAAAGGACCACATCAACTCTCTTCTCTTCCCGCGATTCTTTTCCGTTTCCGACTGTACGGGGTGGCAGTCAGCTCGGATATCCAGGAGATGTTTCACCAGATCCGAATCCGAAAAGCAGACAAGAACTCCCAACGCTTCCTGTGGCGAGACAACCCGTCTGAGAAGCCCACAGTATACCTGATGGACGTTGCCACATTCGGCAGTACTTGTTCACCGGCATCAGCACAGTTCGTTAAAAACAGGAACGCCGAGCAACACCGAGAGCTGTATCTGGAAGCGGTAAAAGCGATTATCAACGACCACTACGTTGATGATTATCTGGCGAGTTTCAGCACGGAAGAGGAAGCAGCAAAAGTGGCACGCGAGGTACGACACGTACACGGCAACGGAGGGTTCGAATTGCACAACTGGCGGTCGAACAGTAGCACGGTGCTAGAACGACTGGGCGAAGTTCCACTTGCTGCCGAAAAGCAACTGAAACTCGTTGACGGAGTGAATACAGAGAGTGCTCGGAATGCTATGGAGTCCTTCAACCGACGAGCTGAGCTTTTCCACCCAGATGAGTGTAGAAGTCCAGTCACTGATTCAAACGGCCACGCGGCCGACAAAGAGGCAG TTCTTATCCAAGACATTTGGAGAGAAGGCACTGAATGGGACGAACAAGTCAGCACAGACGTATTTGCGAAATGGCAGCGGTGGGTGCAGATGATTGAGTACATCTCCGGGGTGCGCATTCCTAGATGTTATTTCCACCATGCGAATCATAAGACCTATCACAACTCCGAGCTCCATGTGTTCGTCGACGCAAGCGAGGTAGCGTACTCTTGTGCGATCTATCTGCGCACTCTTAGTTCAGAAATGGGTCCGCTGTGCTGCTTAATTGCTGCCAAATCCAAAGTTGCTCCGCTAAAGCCGTTGTCTATTCCCAGACTAGAACTACAAGGCTGTGTCTTGGGCGTACGTTGGTCGAAGTTCGTCCGAGAAAATCACGGTATTCCTGTATCCAAGATGGTGTTTTGGACGGATTCCAGAACAGCCCTGGCCTGGATCATGGCCGACCCTAGGAGCTACCGACAATTCGTGTCCTTCAGAGTAGGAGAGATTCTGGAGCACACCACGGCAAGCGAATGGCGATGGGTGCCATCAAAGTCAAACCCAGCAGATGAAGCGACTAAATGGGGCAGCGGTCCGTACTTCGACCCAAACAGTAAGTGGTTCCATGGTCCGGACTTCCTGCGCCTACCGGAGGAAGAGTGGCCTCATCCAAAAGAGCCGGTGATGGTTACTACTGAGGAGATGCGGGCATCGATTCTGCACCACTGTTCATTCGAGCCGGTGATTGACTTCGACCGATTCTCTTCTTGGGATCGGCTACTACGAGCAACCGCATTCGCTCTCCGATTCGTATTACGCAATACGACCAAGATGCACCTGAAATACACAGGACAACTCAGCAGTCTGAACTTCGAGCAGCAGAAACTACGATAT GTACCGAACGAAACCGGGCAGGAGGCTATCGGGAAACACAGCTCCATCTACCGATTAATGCCGATTATGGACGACAACGGGTTGCTACGTGAACGTGGCCGGATCGGAGCAGCTGCAGACATCGGCTACAACGTGTGTCATCCAATTATACTGCCGAGAAATCATCATATCACGGAACTTCTCGTTCGTCGATACCATGAGCGATACCGTCATGGAAATACAGAAACGGTGGTTAACGAGATCCGCCAGCTGTACAGCATTTCAAGACTGCGGTTGGTGGTCAAAAGGGTAAGCCGTGAATGTACGTTCTGCAAGATCCGCCGAGCGAAACCAGCAATTCCACCAATGGCGCCGCTTCCACCTGCTCGCCTGGCTCACCATGAACGGGCCTTCACCTACACAGGGGTGGACTATTTCGGGCCGCTGCTGGTCAAGCTGGGAAGATCAAACGTCAAACGCTGGGTCGCATTGTTCACCTGTTTAACAGTACGTGCCGTCCATCTCGAAGTCGCGTACACACTGTCAACCGAATCCTGTATTTCCTGCGTCCGCCGATTCGTGGGTCGCCGAGGCCCACCCGCCGAATTCTTCAGTGACAACGGAACAAACTTCCAAGGCGCTGACCGAGTGCTGCGACATCAGATTAGCCAGGGACTGTCCGACACCTTCACTAGTACCAATACTAAATGGAACTTCATTCCGCCAGGAGCACCGCACATGGGAGGAGCATGGGAACGCCTGGTGAAGTCAGTAAAAACCGCCATGTCCGAGGCGTGCTCCGAGGAGAAACTCGATGACGAGGGGCTGCAGACACTGGTCGTGGAGGCTGAACGTATGGTGAACTCGAGGCCGCTGACGTATCTGCCGCTAGAGTCTGAGGAGTCGGAGGCACTTACACCGAATCACTTTTTGGTGTTGAGCTCAAGCGGGGTGATACAACGAAGAGATCAACGAAGCAACGATACAGTCTGGGTTCAGCCAAGTGAACTAGTCCGCCGAGAAATCCTGGGGAGATCCTGGGAACTAATCCAGCGTCAGCTGGATGTTTTCTGGAGACGTTGGTTGGTCGAATATTTGCCGGTGATCCGCCGACAGCCGAAGTGGTTCGACGAAACTCGTTCGCTAGAACCAGGAGATCTGGTGACGGTCGCAGAACCGACGAAGCGAAACGGATGGGAACGAGGACGAATCATTCGCATGATCTCGAATCCGGATGGTCGACATCGTCAGGCCGTCGTACAGATTGGACAAAAGAGCGTGGTGCGGTCGGTCTCAAGGTTAGCGCAGCTTGACCTCAACGATCATCGTGAGACTCCGGAGAACTTCGGACCACACCCGGGGGAGACT AAGGGCACTCGTCAGCTGTCAAAGCGCCACGTCAGCTGCCGAAGCGCCGCGTCGACGCTGGTGGAATGA